Proteins encoded in a region of the Vicia villosa cultivar HV-30 ecotype Madison, WI linkage group LG5, Vvil1.0, whole genome shotgun sequence genome:
- the LOC131607398 gene encoding agamous-like MADS-box protein AGL80 produces the protein MTRKKVKLAFITNDSSRKATFKKRKKGLMKKVSELSTLCGIDACAIIYSPYDPQPEVWPSQPGVQRVLNKFRRMPELEQSKKMVNQESFLKQRIEKAKDHLTKQRKDNREKEMTQLMFQYLSGGNVMNNISMADLNDMAWLIDQYLKEINRRVEMLTKNSQGQGQGQMMAQPLPMVANGVPKVEEVGQGSHNGQGLVDMNMNVNVMQKQPWFMNLMDGNGGNDGAPPLGNVSQQNGFWPNPFFQ, from the coding sequence ATGACTAGAAAAAAAGTGAAACTCGCATTCATAACCAACGATTCTTCGAGGAAAGCGACATTCAAGAAAAGGAAGAAAGGCCTAATGAAAAAGGTTAGTGAACTTAGCACCCTTTGTGGAATCGATGCGTGTGCTATAATCTATAGTCCGTATGATCCTCAACCAGAGGTTTGGCCATCTCAACCTGGAGTCCAAAGGGTGCTCAACAAGTTTAGAAGAATGCCTGAATTGGAACAAAGCAAAAAGATGGTTAATCAAGAGAGTTTTCTAAAACAAAGGATCGAAAAGGCGAAAGATCACTTGACGAAACAAAGGAAAGATaatagagaaaaagaaatgacgCAACTCATGTTTCAATATCTTAGTGGAGGTAATGTAATGAATAATATAAGTATGGCTGATTTAAATGACATGGCATGGTTGATTGATCAATATTTGAAAGAGATTAATAGAAGAGTTGAAATGTTGACCAAGAATTCTCAAGGTCAAGGTCAAGGCCAAATGATGGCACAACCATTACCAATGGTGGCTAATGGAGTGCCTAAGGTTGAAGAGGTGGGACAAGGGAGTCATAATGGTCAAGGGTTGGTGGATATGAATATGAATGTTAATGTTATGCAAAAGCAACCTTGGTTTATGAATTTGATGGATGGAAATGGTGGAAATGATGGTGCACCTCCTTTGGGAAATGTTTCTCAACAAAATGGATTTTGGCCAAATCCATTTTTCCAATGA